A region from the Mesomycoplasma hyopneumoniae J genome encodes:
- a CDS encoding 30S ribosomal protein S13, with translation MARVLNVEIPNHKRIVIALCSIFGIGKSLATEIVEKTAKLQEEKFGKKFPILTENTKVKEINEEVLQVIRDVAKTYKTEGDLHREVQSNIKRLIEIKCYRGIRHRKGLPVRGQVTQKNARTRKGPRKTIMAKKDKGK, from the coding sequence ATGGCACGTGTTTTAAATGTTGAAATTCCAAATCATAAAAGGATTGTGATTGCTCTTTGTAGCATTTTTGGAATTGGTAAATCGCTGGCAACAGAAATTGTTGAAAAAACGGCAAAGTTACAGGAAGAAAAATTTGGAAAAAAATTCCCAATTTTAACCGAAAACACCAAGGTAAAAGAAATAAATGAAGAAGTTTTACAAGTCATCCGTGATGTTGCTAAAACTTATAAGACCGAAGGTGATCTTCACCGCGAGGTTCAGTCAAATATTAAAAGATTAATTGAAATTAAATGTTATCGTGGAATTCGCCACCGAAAAGGCTTACCTGTTCGTGGTCAAGTTACCCAAAAAAATGCCCGAACTCGTAAAGGACCGCGAAAAACAATTATGGCTAAAAAGGATAAAGGTAAATAA
- the rpsK gene encoding 30S ribosomal protein S11: MATNVKKVKKLRPKNVTVGIAHIHSSHQNTIISFTDKQGNVISWASSGSVGFKGTKKKTAYAATLATAAAAQKAREHGIREVIVELKGTGQGKEAARKQIITSGLNILLTKDVTPVPHNGTRPPRKWFKRQEKR, encoded by the coding sequence ATGGCAACTAATGTAAAAAAAGTTAAAAAACTTCGTCCAAAAAATGTTACCGTCGGCATCGCTCATATTCATTCTTCGCACCAAAATACTATTATTTCTTTTACTGATAAACAAGGAAATGTAATTTCTTGGGCATCTTCAGGATCAGTTGGATTTAAAGGAACAAAGAAGAAGACAGCCTATGCAGCAACTTTAGCAACTGCTGCAGCGGCTCAAAAAGCGCGCGAACATGGAATTCGGGAGGTGATTGTCGAACTAAAAGGGACAGGACAGGGCAAAGAAGCGGCCCGAAAACAAATTATTACCTCCGGACTTAACATTTTATTAACAAAAGATGTAACTCCAGTTCCACATAATGGAACACGCCCACCTCGAAAATGATTTAAACGCCAGGAAAAAAGGTAA
- the infA gene encoding translation initiation factor IF-1, giving the protein MANLPKEQKLLFQGKVTHVFNAQEYEVTLENGIKLNCHIAGKMKIHHIKIIIGDMVKVEISPYDLSKGRIVYRFK; this is encoded by the coding sequence ATGGCAAATTTACCAAAAGAACAAAAACTATTATTTCAGGGAAAAGTCACCCACGTTTTTAATGCCCAGGAATATGAGGTAACTCTCGAAAATGGGATTAAATTAAACTGTCATATCGCGGGAAAAATGAAAATTCATCATATAAAAATTATTATTGGTGATATGGTAAAGGTGGAAATTTCGCCTTATGACTTATCAAAAGGAAGAATAGTTTACCGGTTTAAATAA
- the rpmJ gene encoding 50S ribosomal protein L36, giving the protein MKVRASIKKICKDCKIIKRRSINRVICLIKKHKQRQG; this is encoded by the coding sequence ATGAAAGTTCGTGCAAGTATTAAAAAAATTTGCAAAGATTGTAAAATTATTAAACGACGCTCAATTAATCGTGTTATTTGTTTAATAAAAAAGCATAAGCAAAGACAAGGTTAG